The genomic window CCGTCGCAGACGGTGTGGCGGACGTCCGCAGCCGCCGCGGCGTAGGCGAGGTGACTCACGGGATCGTGACGCGGCGTGAGATGTGGCTTTTCGAGGTCGATCACTGCGAGATCGGCGGGCGAGCCTTCCTCGAGGCGACCCGTGTCGAGCCCGATCGCGTCCGCGCTGCCCTGCGTCATCATCTCGACGACCGCCTCCGCGGGGACGGCGCTGGCGTCCTCGGCCGCCAGTTTGCCGATCATGGCCGCGTCGCGGGCCTCGTCGAGCATCGAGAGGTCGTTGTTCGAGGCCGCGCCGTCGGTCCCGATGCCGACGGTGACGCCGGCCTCGCGCATGCGCTGGACGGGCGCCATGCCGCTGGCCAGTTTCATGTTCGAGGCCGGGCAGTGGATCACGCTCGTCCCGGCCTCCGCGAGCAGGCCGATCTCGCTCTCGTCGACGTGGACGCCGTGGGCGACGAAGTCCCCGTCTTCGACCATCCCGCGCTCGGCGGCGTAGGCCAGCGGCCGCACGCCGTGCTCCTCGACGATCGGCGCCACCTCGTCTTCGGTCTCGTTGGCGTGGTAGTGGATCGGGACGCCGAGCTCGCGGGCCTGCGGCACGAACTCCTCTAAGTACTCGCCGTCGACGGTCGTCAGCGAGTGGGGCATGAACGCCGACGAGATCCGGCCGTCGGCCAGCCCGTCGATCTCCTCGGCGACCGCGAGGCCCTCGCGGGCGTCCTCGCGGGCCGCGTCCGCGTCCTTGGCGACGGAGATCACGCCGTGACCGAGGCGGGCCCGCAGCCCCGCGTCGGCGACCGTCTCGGCGATCGTCGGCACGAAGAAGTACATGTCCGCGAACGAGGTCGTCCCCGACTTGATCATCTCGAGGAGGCCGAGTTCGGTCCCCGCGCGGACGGTGTCGGCGGTCAGTTCGGCCTCGACGGGCCAGATGTCCTCCCGCAGCCAGGCGTCCAGCGGCTTGTCGTCGGCGTAGCCCCGGAGCAGGGTCATCGCGACGTGACAGTGGCCGTTGACGAACCCCGGCGTGACCAGCGAGTCCGCGGCGTCGAGGGTCTCGTCGGCCGCGCCCGCGAGATCGTCGCCGATCTCGAGGATTTCGCCGTCGTCCTGATCGATCAGTACGTCCGCTCGGGTCACCGTGATATCGGGCAACAGCACCTGCCCGCCGGTGATCGCCAGCGTCGTCATGGCTCGGCGTTTCGCGCGGAGGGGCCTTATACTGTCGACCCGACGGCGGTCCGAGCCCCTGGCGGGAGCCGTCCGGCGCCGAATCCCGCCGACCGACCGGAGATTTATCCCCCATTTCGGTGAACTGCCACCATGAGCGGGAGCGACGACGACCGGGCCGGGCGGACCGACGCGACGACCGACCGCGGCGAGCGGCCGCCGTCCGACCGCCGCGACGAACCGCGGACCGACCGGCCTCCCGTCGACCCGCAGGACGATCGGGAACGCGACGCCTCGAGTCCGGAGCCGAACCGCGGCGGCGGGACGGAGCCGCCCGACTCGCCTGCCGGTCCGGGCTCCCGGCGGAATCGGGTCTGGGCCGCGCTCCTGCTCTCGCTCGCGGTCGTCGCCGTCGGTACCGCGGGGACGATTTTCGTCGCTCACGACGCGCCGACGGCGGCCGCCGGCGCCGCCGTTCTCGGGGTCGGACTGGGCGCGGCCGGCCTCGTCGGCCGAACGATCGCCCCGTCGCTGCTCGGCCGCCTCGACGACGCGTGGGCAGAGCACCGGCCGTACGTCTGGTTCTCGGCGGCGCTGTTCGCCCTCGGGATCGGCATCGGCGTCGCGCTGTACGCCGCCGGCGTCGACCTGACCGAGCTGTTGCTCGAGGTGATCACGGAGGACCTCGGCGAGGGCGAACTGCCCGGAGGGGGCGTCGATCCCGGCGGTGGGATCCCGTTCGAGCCCACGGCGTCGTTTTTCATCGCGAACAACACGCCGGCGTTCCTGTTCGCGATCGGCGGCGCGCTCACGCTGGGGATCGCGACGCTGCTGATCATGGTCTTCAACGGGCTGCTCATCGGTAACGTCGCGGCCGTCCTCGGCGCCGAAACAGGTCCGCTGGTGATCCTCGCTCTGATCGGCCCGCACGGGATCTTCGAGCTTCCGGCGCTGTTTATCGCCGCCGGCGTGGGGTTCCGGTTCGTCCACCGGGTCGGCCAGCGCCTCGTCGGCTCCCGAGACGCGCTGTTCACGAAGGCGTATCTCCTGCGAACGACCGTGTTCGTCGTCTTCGGCTGGCTGCTGCTCGTCCTCGCCGCGTTCGTCGAGGCCTACGTGACCTTGCTCATCGCGGACGCGCTCGTCCCGATGTAGCGTGGAACTCGACACCCGGCGTTCGATGGACTGACCGAACTCCGCCGTGCGGTGGCGCGCGCTGTCGGCTGGTCGAGCGAAGCGAGGTGCGACCGACGGGAGCACCTCGGATGCGAACGGGGAACGGAGTGACCCGTGAGCGATAGCGAGACCAGCCGACGAACCCGTGCGAGGGATGAGCGAGTGAACAGCGTGAACGAGCGAATCGGTTGGGGAGGGTGTGGCATTCTCCGTTGCCACGGTATGCGGAAAGTCAGCTGCGTCCGTCGATTACTCACCGAAACAAGGGAAATCCGTCGAAAACCGGAGTCCGCAGATACCGCACGCGACTAGCGTCGCAGTCGGCCGAGCAGTTCGTAGTCGTGATCGGGCGTGTACCGCCGGAACAGCAGGCTGTTCGAGAGCACCGACACCGACGACAGCGCCATCGCGCCGGCCGCGAGCACCGGCTGGAGCAGCCCCAGCGAGGCCAGCGGGATCATCGCGGTGTTGTACCCCAGCGCCCAGACGAGGTTCTGCTTGATCTTCGCCAGCGTGGCCTCCGAGATCCGGATCGCCTTCACCACGTCGAGCGGATCGTCGCGCATCAGGGTCACGTCCGCGGCCTCGATGGCCACGTCGGTCCCCGAGCCGATGGCGGTGCCGACGTGGGCGACCGCCAGGGCCGGCGCGTCGTTGACCCCGTCGCCGACCATCATCGCCTTGCGACCCGACGACTGGATGTCCTCGAGGGCGTCGGCCTTGTCCTCGGGCAACACGCCGGCGCGGACGTTGTCGGGGTCGATCCCGACCCGCTCGGCGACCGCACGGGCCGTCCGCTCGTTGTCGCCGGTGATCAGCATGACGTCCAGCCCGCGCTCGCGCAGGTCGGCGACCGCGTCGGCCGAACTCTCTTTGACCGTGTCGGCGTCCGCGACCACGCCCGCGACCGCGCCGTCGACCGCGACCAGCATCGCCGTCTTCCCCTCGCGCTCGAGGCGTTCCATCGCCGCTTCGGCGGGCGCGGGGTCGACGCCCCCGCTCTCGAGCAGCCGCCGGTTGCCGACCAGCACCTCGCGGCCGCCGACGGTCGCCCGGACGCCCTGCCCGGGGACGTTCTCGAAGTCTTCGGCGTCGACCAGTTCGAGGCCGCGCTCTTCCGCGCCCTCGACGATGGCCTGCGCGAGCGGGTGTTCGCTGTCGCGCTCGGCGCTGGCGGCGAGGCGGAGCACCTCGTCCTGGTCGAGCGTGTCGCGGGTTTCCACTACGCCGCCGTCGGCCGCCGTTTCGCCGCCGTCAGCGGCCGCTCGGGCGCCCTCTCCCTCGTCCTCGAGGGCGACCACGTCGGTCAGCGTCATCTCGCCGGTGGTCAGCGTCCCGGTCTTGTCGAAGACGACGGTGTCGACGTCCTTCGCGCGCTCTAAGACGTCGCCGCCCTTGAACAGGACGCCGTTTTGCGCGCCCAGCGTGGAGCCGACCATCGTCGCGGCGGGCGTCGCCAGCCCGAGCGCGCAGGGACAGGCGATCAGCACTGCGGAGGCGAAGACGACGACGGCGAACTCGAACGTCGAGAGGGCGGCCGGGCCGCCGCCGACTAGTCCCAGCGCCGGAACGACGTCGACGATCCCGACCAGCGTCTCGGGGAAGAGGAACCAGACCAGCCCCCAGAAGGTCGCGTTGAGGATGACCGCGGGGACGAAGTACGCCGAGATGCGGTCCGCGAGGTTCTGAATCTCCGGCTGGCGGGACTGGGCCTCCTTGACGGTCTGGACGATCCCCTGCAGGGCCGTGTCCTCGCCGACCTTGGTCGCCTCGACGACCAGCACGCCGTTCTCGTTGATCGTCGAGCCGATTACCTCGTCGCCCTCCTCCTTCTCGACGGGGACGGACTCGCCGGTGACCATCGACTCGTCGACCGCCGATTGGCCGTCCACGACGACGCCGTCGGTCGGGACCTTCTCGCCCGGCCGGACCTTCATCCGGTCGCCGACGTCGACGTCCTCGAGGGGCACTTCCTCCTCGTTGCCCTCGTCGTCGACCAGCGTGGCCGTCTCGGCCTCCATCTCGAGCAGTTTCCGCAGGGCGTCGCCGGCCTGGCCCTTCGAGCGGGCCTCGAGGTAGTTGCCGAGCGTGATGAACACGAGGATCATCGCGGCGGTGTCGAAGTAGAGGTTCCCCGCGAGCAGGCCCAGCAGGACGACGAGGCTGTAGACGTAGGCCGTCGAGGAGCCCAGCGCGATCAGCACGTCCATGTTGGCGGTCCGATTCTTCGCGAGCGCGGTGTAGGAGTTCTCGAGGAACTCACGGCCGAGCACGACGTAGACCGGCGTCGCGAGCAGGAACTCGACCCAGCCGAAGGAGACGCCGAAGACCGTCTCGGGCAGGACCGAGCCCCCGAGCAGGAACCTGTTGGCGAGGAAGAACAGGAACGGGGCCGAGAGCACGGCGCCGAAGATCGTCAGCCGGCGCTGCTTGCGGATCTCGGCCTGCCGGGCCGCGTCGCGACGGTCCTGGTCCGACTCGTCGCCCTCCCCCGTATCGTCGCGGACGGGCGTGTAGCCGGCGTCCTCGATCGCTCCGTAGAGGTCCGCGGGCGAGGCGTCGGCCGGGTTGTACGCGACGGACGCCTCGTCGGTCGCGTAGTTGACCTCCGCCTCGATGACGCCGGGGACGGACTCGAGGGCCGACTCGTTCGTTTCGGCGCAGTTCGCACAGGACATGTCCGTGATCCCGATCGACCGGCTCGAGCGGTCGGCCTCGTAGCCGGCCTCGTCGATCGCCGCGTATATCTCGGCGAGCGATACCGCTTCGGGGTCGTACTCGACGGTCCCCTCGTCGGTGGCGAAATTGATGGTCGCCTCGCGGACGCCGTCGAGGGACTCCAGGGCATCGCTGATCGTCTGCGAACAGTTCGCACAGCTCATGCCCCGGATGTCCAGGTGTGCGGTCCGGGTACTCATTAGTAACTCATAGGGGACTCCGCCTTACCCACTTTACTGGTCGAAATCCAAAGTTCAGAGCGGTCCGAAGCTTCGCATCGAAAGTCAGACGCCCTCCTCGAGCCGATCGTATCGGCCTTCGAACCGGCTCGAGCAGGACGGACAGCAGAAGTGGTACACCTCGCCGTCGATTCTCGTCGATTCCCCTTCGCTGTCGACGGTGTTGCCACACTCCGCGCAGGTGAGCGCGAACTGCGTGCCCTCGAGCGAGGGCGTCCACTCCGCGTCGTCGATCAGCGTCACGTCGTAGTCGACGCCGTCGCCGTCGGGGAGCAGCCCGTCGAGCCACTCGCGGACGCGCTGAACCTGCGCGCGGGCGTAGAACCAGAGCTCGCCGTCGGCGGTGACGAACACGTGCTCGACGGCGTCGGCGTCCGCGACGGCCGCTCGGCAGTCCTCGACCGTCCCCGCGGGGACGGTCGCCCGCACGAACACCGGGACGCCGGCCCGGAGCTGCGCCTGATCCACGTCGACGGTGAACCGCTCGATGACGCCCGCGTCCTCGAGGCGCTCGACGCGGTCGGAGACGGCCGGCCCGGAGAGCCCCACTCGCTCGGCGATCTCGCTGTAGGGTCGACGGGCGTTCTCGCCCAGCAGCCGCAGGATCGTCATGTCGGTCTCGTCGAGGTCGCGCATACGCCCCGTTCGGGCTCGAGTGAAAAGAGCGTGCCGCCCGTCACTTTGGAATCGAAACCCTCGAACCCGTTCGCGTTCGAATCGAAAGCAGAAACGCACAAAGTCCGGCGGCCCCTCTCTTCTCGTATGAGCCAGACCATCACCGTCGAAGGCATGTCCTGCGAGCACTGCGAACAGACCGTCGAAGAGGCGCTCGAGGGCGTCGAAGGCGTGCAGTCGGTCGACGTCGACCGGGAGGCGGCGCAGGCCACCGTCGAGGGGGACGCGGAGAGCCGGGAACTCGTCAGCGCGGTCGACGAGGCCGGCTACGACGCGAGCGCGTGATCGGAATCGGGTGACGTCTCCCCGATATTCCGTCGGGTCGCTTCTCAGCCGAGATCTGCCCCCTCGAACAGGCGGTAGCCCGCGAGGACGGGAACGATCCCCCACGCGAGCAACACGACTACTGAGAACCAGTCCGCGAGGTAGAACGGCACCGCACCCGCGAGCCGGTTCGAGAGCTCGAGCGTCTCGGGCGAGACGGTAGCGGGGACGTCCTCGAGCGGGAACTCGGGAACGGCGTCCACCCGCTCGTCGAGGACGGCACCGACGACGACGCGGTAGGCCTCGAGCGGGTTGAGCCGCTTCAGGAGGAAGTACCAGGGCTCGGCCTGAATCCCCGGGAGCGATCCCGTGACCGCATAATAGGTCCCGACGACGACCGGCTTCCAGAAGAACACCATCCCCACGAACGAGCCGATGGTGAGCGTCCGCGCCCGTCCCTGCGTCGAGGCGGCGGCCGAGCCGCCGACCGCGAGGGCCGTGAACGTCAGCCCGAGCAGGACGCCGGTCGCGACGAACCCGGCGAACGTCGTCACGTCGGGAACGCCGTACAGCGCCACGACGAGACCGCTGGCCGCGGCGAACCCGATCAGTAGCGCCGCCCCGGTGACGAGCAGTCGACCGGCGAGTTTGCCGACCACGATCTCCCCCCTCGAGAACGGATAGCTCAGCAGCACCCGCAGGCTCCCGGATCGGCGCTCGCCGACCACGGCCATGTAGCCGACGGCCAGCGCGATGCCCGGGACGAACAGCTGTGCGAGCATCGCGACGCCCGACAGCGCCAGCGCGGCGTCGACGGTCACGGGCTCCGGAAAGAGCTGTTCGGCCGAGAGCAGCGACATCACCAGGAAGGCGACGAAGACGGCGATGAGCCCCCAGAGCAGCCGCGAGCGGACGGCGTCCTCGAAGTCCTTCCGGGCGACGTCCCGCCAGGTGGCCGTCACGGCGCCACCTCCTCGACGGGTACGGGGTCGTCCGTCTCCGCGTCGCGAACGTCGCCGTCGGTCGTGTACGCCGTGAACACGTCCTCGAGCGACGCTTCCGCGGAGTCGACGTCGAGGATATCGACGCCGGCGTCGGTCAGCCGGGTGACGACCCGCGCTTTCGCGCGCGAGTCCGAGCAGGCGACCCGGTAGATGCCGTCCGCCGACCGAACCGACTCGACGCCGTCGATATCGCCGATACCGACGTCGATACCGCCGGTCACGCGCAGGCGGAGTTCCGAGCCGGCGCCGACGGTTTTCCGCAGCCCCTCGACGGTGTCGACGGCCACCAACTCGCCGTCGGACAGGATGCCGACGCGGTCGCAGACCGCCTCGACCTGGCCGAGGACGTGACTCGAGAAGAACACCGTCGTCCCGTTTCGAGCCTCCTCGCGGACCAGATCCCGCATGCGGCGAATGCCGTGGGGATCGAGCCCCGAGGAGGGTTCGTCGAGGATCAGCAGGTCGGGATCGCCGACCAGCGCCATCCCCAGCGCGAGCCGCTGTTGCATGCCCTTCGAGTAGTCGCCGACCGACCGGGCCGCGTCGCGGTCGTCGAGTCCGACGCGGTCCAGTATCGCGTGAGGGTCGTCGTCGGCGTCGGCCCACTCGATCGCGAACTCGAGGTGACGCCGACCGGTCAACCGGTCGTAGAGGTCGATCCCGTCGGGGAGCACGCCGATGCGCTCCCGGATCGCCGCCGACTCCTCGCGGACGTCCACGCCGAGGACCGTCGCGGTCCCCGCGGTCGGGCGGACGTAGTCCAACAGCACGTCGATGGTCGTGGACTTGCCGGCGCCGTTCGGGCCGAGGAAGCCGAACACTTCCCCCTCCCGAACGCGCAAGTCGAGGCCGTCGACGGCCACGACGTCGTCGAAGCGTTTGGTCAGGTCGTTCGTTTGGATCGCAGCCATCGCCCGCCGATACCGGCGCGAAACGCATTGGCCGTGCTCCGAGTATACTGGGACGGTTTATTCCGGCTCGAGCGGCGCGGCCGGTCGGTCGGAAACCGGTCAGGCGAGTGATCGGTGACCAACGCTTTACCCCGGTTCGTGGTACCTACGCGCATGAGGGAAGCCCACGTGACGCTCACCGATCCGGCGTTCGATCGGATGGGAATCGCGGAGCTGGTCTCGCTCAGTCGCGAGGCGGGGGTACTGGGATTCGAGGAACTCGCGTGTCACGGGACCGGAGCCATCGTGCAGGTCGCGGTCGAGAGACCGATCGACGAAGAGCGGCTGTCCGACCTCGAGTACGTCGACTGGTGGGAGCGAGTCGCCGACGCGGACGACGACCACCGCTACGTGATCGCGTTTACCGCACCGGGGCTCCCCCAAGGGCTCGCGGAGCGAGCGGACGACCTGATCGGGACCTGCGAGCCGGACGTGACCGATCGGGGCGCGACCCTGTCACTGGTCGGCTCACGGGAGACGATCTCCGAAACCGTCGCCGAGTACGAGGCCGCGGGCGTGTCGCCGGATCTCCGGAAGTTCGGGACCTACGACGGACGTGATCACCCGCTGGACGAACTGACCGACCGCCAGCGCGAGGCGATCGGAACCGCCTACGAGATGGGGTACTACGAGGTACCGCGGACGGTGACGAGCGAGGACGTCGCCGCCGAGCTCGAGGTCGATTCGTCGACGGTCGCCGAACTGCTCCAGCGAGCCGAGCGGAACCTGCTGGAACAGCACCTGTAGCCCGGTGCGCGGGGAGGGCGGCGTCGTTCGAGCGCTCGAGCGGTCAGTCGGTGAGTGCGGCCGCCAGTTCCGTGGCGCCCTCGAGCGGCATCGCGACGGTCGCCGCCGAGACGGAGTCGGCCCACCGCTCGTACGCCTCGCGGTCCGGGAACGCCCTGACGTACGGACAGACCGCGGCGTAGACGTCCGCGTGCGACGGCTCGCCGTTCGACGGCGGTTCGACGCTATCGTCGACGCCGAACGAGAACACTGCCGTTTCGGGAGTGGTCGTCAGGCCCGTGGTCCCCGCGGCGCGCGCTTCGATCACCGTTCCGTCCGGGCTCTCGGTTCGAATCGCGACCGGCCGCTCGGCGAGCGCGGACAGCAGCACGGCGTCGTAGAAACACCGGAAGCGGTAGCGGGTGCCGTCGAGCTCGCCCCAGTGAGCCGTCTCCTCGCCGGCGTGGCACAGATCGTCGACCGCGATCGGTCCGCCGCCGGTCCGACGACGGACCGCGGCGATCCACTCCTCGAGCGTTTCGACGGGTTCCGCACCGAGGAGTCGTCCCAACGCCGTCTGCAGATCCGAGGGAAGCTGTGTCTCGAGAACCGGGACGTCGGATAGCCATCGATCGGTCGTCGAGTCCGGTTCGCGCGTCCGGTCGTCAGTGCCGCTCCCACGGGCACCAGAATCGTCCGTCATACTCGGTAGACGAGCGGTCAGGGCTATCGAGGTGACTCCCAATTTACTGGGACCGTTTAGATGGTCGACGGAAGGTCGACGGAGAACGGTGCGCGAACGGCGTGCGAGGTGATCGGCACGGTTCGGTCACCGAGTCAGTCCGCCGGCCGCGGCTCCCGCGGCGCGGAAACGCCCGGCAGACCCGGTATCGAGAGGTCCGTCCGGCGGAGGAACTGCGCGTTGATCGCGACGATCACCGTGCTGAGCGACATGAGCAGTGCGCCGACGGCCGGCGAGAGGAGGATCCCGATCGGCGCGAGGACGCCCGCCGCCAACGGGATCGCGAAGACGTTGTAGCCCGCCGCCCAGACGAGGTTCTGCTGCATCTTCCGGTAGCTCGCGCGGCTGAGTTTGACGAGTCGGACCACGTCCATCGGATTGTTCTGGACGAGGACGATGTCCGCCGACTGGACCGCGACGTCCGTCCCGCTCCCGATCGCGATACCGATGTCGGCTCGCGCGAGCGCTGGCGCGTCGTTGACCCCGTCGCCGACCATCGCGACGGACTTGCCCTTCTTCTGGAGCTCCGTGATCTTCTCGTCCTTGTCCTCGGGCAACACCTCGGCGAAGACCGTGTCGATCCCGAGGTCGGCCGCGACCGCGCGGGCGACGTCCTCGGAGTCGCCGGTCAGCATCGCCACCTCGAGCCCCAACTCGTGGAGCGCGTCGACGACGCGGTAGCTCTCCGCGCGGATCACGTCCGCGAGCGCGAACGCGGCGACGGGCTCGCCCTCTCGGACGAGATACACTACGGTTTGCGCGTTCTCGCCCGCTCGAGCGGCGAATCGCTCGAGTTCCGTCGGCACGTCGCCCTCGAGTTCCGAGAGGAGGTTCGGCCCGCCGACGTAGATCCGTTCCCCATCGACCGTCGCGCGGACGCCCTTGCCTTTCAGCGCCTCGAAATCGGTCGCGGTTCGGCGCTCGAGGCCCCGCTCGTCGGCCGCCTCGCGGACGGCCTGTGCGATCATGTGCTCCGAGTCGCCCTCGACAGTGGCGGCGAGCCGCAGGGCTTCCTCCTCGGAGGCGTCCTCGACGGTCGCGATGTCGACCACGCCCTGCTCGCCCTCGGTGAGCGTCCCGGTCTTGTCGAAGACGACGGTGTCGAGCGTACGGGCCTGCTCCATGGCGATCCGGTCCCGGACGAGCATTCCGTTGCGCGCGGCCAGCGAGGTGTTGATCGCGATCACCAGCGGGATCGCCAGTCCGAGCGCGTGCGGGCAGGCGATGACGAGGACGGTCACGACCCGCTCGATCACTGCCGAGTCGAACCCGGTCGCGATCGTCCACGCGACGGCCGTGACGGCGGCCGCGCCGAGGGCGACGTAGAACAGCCAGCCCGCGGCGCGGTCCGCGAGCGCCTGCGTCTTCGACTCGCTCGACTGGGCCTCCTCGACGAGGCGCATGATGCCCGCCAGCGTCGTCTCCTCGCCCGTCGCGCTGATCCGCACCCGGAGGCTCCCGTCGCCGTTGACCGTCCCGCCGATCACCTCGTCGCCGGGCTCCTTCGAGACGGTCGTCGACTCGCCGGTGATCATCGACTCGTCGACGTCCGACTCGCCCGTCTCGACGACGCCGTCGGCGGGCACGCTCGCGCCGGGCCGGACGAGCACGAGGTCACCCTCTGCGAGTTCGCTCGCCGGAACCTCCTCTATTTCACCGGGCTGTGCACGGTTATCCGCGGGACGTGGTCCCGCGCTCTCGCCGTCGTCCGTGATCCGCTCGGCGGTATCGGGCATCAGCTTCGCCAGTTCGTCCAGCGCGCTCGAGGCCCGCCGGACGCTACGCATCTCGATCCAGTGGCCCAGCAGCATGATGTCGATCAGCGTCACCAGTTCCCAGAAGAACGCCGACTCGGTCGGGACGACGAGGCTCGCGAGGCTGTAGACGAACGCGACCGCGATCGCCATCGAAATGAGCGTCATCATCCCCGGCGCGCGATCCCGCAGTTCCGGGACGGCCATCTCGAGGAAGGGGACGCCCCCGTAGGCGAAGACGATCACCGCGAAGACGGGGACGATCCACTCGCTGCCGGGGAACGCCGGCACCGAAAAGCCGAGCCACTCCTGGAGCATCTCGCTGTACAGCAGGACGGGGATCGAGAGCAGCGTCGAGACGAAGAATCGGCGGCGGAACATCGTTTCGTGGCCGGCGTGCATGCCGCCGTGGGCGCCGTGGCTGCCACCACCGTGCCCGCCACCGCGATCCTCGCCGTACCGGCCGTGACTCCCGCCGCGCTCGTCGCCCGTGTGACCTCTCTCGCGCTCCCGTCGATCGCGGATCTCGTCTCGGCCGCGGGCGGCGTCGGCCTCGTCCTCGAGTAGCGACTCCTCGACGCGGTCCGATCGCTCGTCGGCGTCTCGAGCGCCCTCGGTCGGCACCGAATCGCTCCCGGTTCGGCGGTCGCGGTCGTCCATGAGCCGTTCCTCGGGTCACCGAAACGGTATCGCGAACCAAGGAACCGGGGCTGGCGACTCCCGGGGAAGGGGTTCGGGCGCCGACGGGTCGTCCGGATGAAAAGACAATTCCCCGCCGGCGACCAACGGAGGCCATATGCGAATCGCCGTTCCCAACAAGGGCCGCCTGCACGAGCCGACGATCGACCTCTTAGAGCGGGCGGGGCTCCATCTCGAGAACGGTGCCGACCGGAAACTGTACGCCGACACCGTCGATCCGGAGGTCTCCGTCCTCTTCGCCCGCGCGGCGGACATCCCGGAGTACGTCGCCGACGGCGCGGCCGACCTCGGAATCACGGGGTACGATCAGGTGCAGGAAGCGCGCGTCGACACCGTCTCGGAACTGCTGGATCTCGAGTTCGGGCGCTGTCGGCTCGTCCTCGCGGCGCCGGAGGACGGCGACATCGACGGCGTCGACGACCTCGAGGGCGGCACCGTCGCCACCGAGTTCCCGAACATCACTGAAGACTTCTTCGCGGACACCGGCGTCGAGCCCGACATCGTCGAGGTCACGGGCGCGACGGAGCTGACCCCGCACGTCGAGATGGCCGACGCCATCGTCGACATCACCAGCACGGGGACGACGCTGAAGATGAACCGGCTGGCCGTCGTCGAGGAGGTGCTCTCGAGTTCGGTCCGGCTGTTCGGTCGCGAGGACGTCCTCGACGACCCGAAGGTCGAGGAGGTCCGGACGGCGCTCTCGTCGGTCAAGCAGGCCGAGGGCAAGCGCTACCTGATGATGAACGTGCCCCGGGAGCGACTCGACGACGTCCGCGACGTCATCCCCGGCATGGGCGGACCGACGGTGATGGACATCGCCGGCGGGGAGACGCCAACGGGGTCTCCGGACGGGGAGACGCGAGCGGAGGCCGAAGGCGACGGGATGGTGGCCGTCCACGCGGTCGTCGACGAACGACGGGTCTTCGAGACGATCACGGAGGTCAAGAACGCCGGCGCGAGCGACATTCTGGTGACCGAGATCGAACGGCTGGTGGAGTAATCGCGGCCGCGCGGCGCCCGGTTCGCGCGGAGCGACAGCGGGCCCGAATCCTCCGAGCTACGGCCGCGACGACAGTCACGC from Haloterrigena sp. KLK7 includes these protein-coding regions:
- a CDS encoding amidohydrolase; the protein is MTTLAITGGQVLLPDITVTRADVLIDQDDGEILEIGDDLAGAADETLDAADSLVTPGFVNGHCHVAMTLLRGYADDKPLDAWLREDIWPVEAELTADTVRAGTELGLLEMIKSGTTSFADMYFFVPTIAETVADAGLRARLGHGVISVAKDADAAREDAREGLAVAEEIDGLADGRISSAFMPHSLTTVDGEYLEEFVPQARELGVPIHYHANETEDEVAPIVEEHGVRPLAYAAERGMVEDGDFVAHGVHVDESEIGLLAEAGTSVIHCPASNMKLASGMAPVQRMREAGVTVGIGTDGAASNNDLSMLDEARDAAMIGKLAAEDASAVPAEAVVEMMTQGSADAIGLDTGRLEEGSPADLAVIDLEKPHLTPRHDPVSHLAYAAAAADVRHTVCDGQVLMRDREVTTLDEGAVRSRASEAAETLVTAAEE
- a CDS encoding stage II sporulation protein M, with product MSGSDDDRAGRTDATTDRGERPPSDRRDEPRTDRPPVDPQDDRERDASSPEPNRGGGTEPPDSPAGPGSRRNRVWAALLLSLAVVAVGTAGTIFVAHDAPTAAAGAAVLGVGLGAAGLVGRTIAPSLLGRLDDAWAEHRPYVWFSAALFALGIGIGVALYAAGVDLTELLLEVITEDLGEGELPGGGVDPGGGIPFEPTASFFIANNTPAFLFAIGGALTLGIATLLIMVFNGLLIGNVAAVLGAETGPLVILALIGPHGIFELPALFIAAGVGFRFVHRVGQRLVGSRDALFTKAYLLRTTVFVVFGWLLLVLAAFVEAYVTLLIADALVPM
- a CDS encoding heavy metal translocating P-type ATPase; this translates as MSTRTAHLDIRGMSCANCSQTISDALESLDGVREATINFATDEGTVEYDPEAVSLAEIYAAIDEAGYEADRSSRSIGITDMSCANCAETNESALESVPGVIEAEVNYATDEASVAYNPADASPADLYGAIEDAGYTPVRDDTGEGDESDQDRRDAARQAEIRKQRRLTIFGAVLSAPFLFFLANRFLLGGSVLPETVFGVSFGWVEFLLATPVYVVLGREFLENSYTALAKNRTANMDVLIALGSSTAYVYSLVVLLGLLAGNLYFDTAAMILVFITLGNYLEARSKGQAGDALRKLLEMEAETATLVDDEGNEEEVPLEDVDVGDRMKVRPGEKVPTDGVVVDGQSAVDESMVTGESVPVEKEEGDEVIGSTINENGVLVVEATKVGEDTALQGIVQTVKEAQSRQPEIQNLADRISAYFVPAVILNATFWGLVWFLFPETLVGIVDVVPALGLVGGGPAALSTFEFAVVVFASAVLIACPCALGLATPAATMVGSTLGAQNGVLFKGGDVLERAKDVDTVVFDKTGTLTTGEMTLTDVVALEDEGEGARAAADGGETAADGGVVETRDTLDQDEVLRLAASAERDSEHPLAQAIVEGAEERGLELVDAEDFENVPGQGVRATVGGREVLVGNRRLLESGGVDPAPAEAAMERLEREGKTAMLVAVDGAVAGVVADADTVKESSADAVADLRERGLDVMLITGDNERTARAVAERVGIDPDNVRAGVLPEDKADALEDIQSSGRKAMMVGDGVNDAPALAVAHVGTAIGSGTDVAIEAADVTLMRDDPLDVVKAIRISEATLAKIKQNLVWALGYNTAMIPLASLGLLQPVLAAGAMALSSVSVLSNSLLFRRYTPDHDYELLGRLRR
- a CDS encoding AsnC family transcriptional regulator, yielding MRDLDETDMTILRLLGENARRPYSEIAERVGLSGPAVSDRVERLEDAGVIERFTVDVDQAQLRAGVPVFVRATVPAGTVEDCRAAVADADAVEHVFVTADGELWFYARAQVQRVREWLDGLLPDGDGVDYDVTLIDDAEWTPSLEGTQFALTCAECGNTVDSEGESTRIDGEVYHFCCPSCSSRFEGRYDRLEEGV
- a CDS encoding heavy metal-associated domain-containing protein — protein: MSQTITVEGMSCEHCEQTVEEALEGVEGVQSVDVDREAAQATVEGDAESRELVSAVDEAGYDASA
- a CDS encoding ABC transporter permease subunit codes for the protein MTATWRDVARKDFEDAVRSRLLWGLIAVFVAFLVMSLLSAEQLFPEPVTVDAALALSGVAMLAQLFVPGIALAVGYMAVVGERRSGSLRVLLSYPFSRGEIVVGKLAGRLLVTGAALLIGFAAASGLVVALYGVPDVTTFAGFVATGVLLGLTFTALAVGGSAAASTQGRARTLTIGSFVGMVFFWKPVVVGTYYAVTGSLPGIQAEPWYFLLKRLNPLEAYRVVVGAVLDERVDAVPEFPLEDVPATVSPETLELSNRLAGAVPFYLADWFSVVVLLAWGIVPVLAGYRLFEGADLG
- a CDS encoding ABC transporter ATP-binding protein, producing MAAIQTNDLTKRFDDVVAVDGLDLRVREGEVFGFLGPNGAGKSTTIDVLLDYVRPTAGTATVLGVDVREESAAIRERIGVLPDGIDLYDRLTGRRHLEFAIEWADADDDPHAILDRVGLDDRDAARSVGDYSKGMQQRLALGMALVGDPDLLILDEPSSGLDPHGIRRMRDLVREEARNGTTVFFSSHVLGQVEAVCDRVGILSDGELVAVDTVEGLRKTVGAGSELRLRVTGGIDVGIGDIDGVESVRSADGIYRVACSDSRAKARVVTRLTDAGVDILDVDSAEASLEDVFTAYTTDGDVRDAETDDPVPVEEVAP